From one Culex quinquefasciatus strain JHB chromosome 3, VPISU_Cqui_1.0_pri_paternal, whole genome shotgun sequence genomic stretch:
- the LOC119769084 gene encoding myb-like protein P produces the protein MVVQFCIEDIDDTLGKAKKRSEINTSGEDNSGAADGQNNGTAHVNPDQTERRDEVGTDGNPPGPSSNFLSSTQSGNRGFNMAWNNLLNQNTTPRNPEPSRQPDNLGNDNGDLLNISERLPGYNEHQNGGQGTVNNNRHGTGISTGQSHLGGQANHGLGQPLNSNQTGLQSGQGAGFLGNLADGLLGGQGPGFSGGLSLGRNGAQAGSYGGRATGFHAGLAAGFYGGRTAGLSNGQSTGSYGGQTTGTGGANGSQSTGLFGRPTTGQDGGQADSFRGGAGAGLNNNQGGDPGAGQASSANGDQERVNERNYRWRDELLNWMRMNEQQRQQQMQNEQYQQQQYQQQQFEQQQYQQQQYQQQQQEIPEGLLLKNIKHLLQDDALTWREFLPASQAFAIRVEAYHRLQGESESFSKFFQDISTLFQNSQPPMSETEMMFILKKNMNDIYAPIAAANRMASMDMLVQACKEFDELKKMQNGQRRVVLPRSALLEPTLSTPQSTQRGSRFHNQSQRFGRVNVVETEERQQPDRMTRVDPSQQDQRCQEEDVEEDERIKLLNEQVNALRMRFDKKEFRAYQTNNGQHQQPQQQQHQQQQQNPHYQDQQQAARSSTENRASQVAICWNCDAEGHRFMDCDKQQVMMFCYRCGRKGYSLRNCPDCLQESENSPAGNQQQRGMDLR, from the exons ATGGTCGTTCAATTCTGCATCGAGGACATTGATGACACGTTGGGTAAGGCGAAGAAACGTTCAGAGATCAACACTAGCGGAGAAGATAACTCGGGTGCAGCGGACGGACAGAACAACGGGACGGCTCACGTCAATCCGGATCAAACAGAAAGACGAGACGAAGTGGGAACGGACGGTAACCCGCCGGGCCCAAGTAGCAATTTCCTATCATCGACGCAATCGGGAAACCGAGGCTTCAACATGGCGTGGAACAATCTGTTGAACCAAAACACCACACCCAGAAATCCAGAACCATCGCGACAACCAGATAACCTGGGAAACGATAACGGAGATTTGCTAAACATTTCAGAACGCCTTCCGGGTTACAACGAACACCAGAATGGAGGACAAGGGACTGTAAACAACAATAGACATGGAACGGGAATAAGCACTGGTCAAAGCCATCTTGGAGGGCAGGCGAACCATGGTCTAGGACAGCCACTAAACAGCAACCAAACTGGACTGCAAAGCGGCCAAGGCGCCGGTTTTCTGGGAAATCTAGCTGATGGTTTGCTCGGAGGTCAAGGACCCGGATTTTCCGGAGGTCTTTCACTGGGACGGAACGGAGCTCAAGCGGGTTCATACGGTGGTCGCGCAACTGGATTCCATGCAGGTCTAGCAGCTGGTTTCTACGGAGGCCGGACAGCTGGACTCTCCAATGGTCAATCAACCGGTTCCTACGGAGGTCAAACAACTGGAACAGGCGGCGCAAACGGAAGCCAATCGACAGGGCTTTTTGGAAGACCAACGACGGGACAGGACGGAGGACAAGCAGATAGCTTTAGAGGAGGTGCTGGAGCAGGGCTTAACAACAATCAAGGCGGTGATCCGGGCGCTGGTCAAGCATCAAGTGCAAACGGAGATCAAGAAAGGGTGAACGAACGAAACTATCGCTGGAGGGACGAATTGTTGAACTGGATGAGAATGAACGAACAACAACGACAACAGCAAATGCAAAACGAACAGTACCAACAACAACAGTACCAGCAGCAACAGTTTGAACAACAACagtaccagcagcagcagtatcaACAACAACAGC AGGAAATACCAGAAGGCTTGcttttgaaaaacatcaaaCATCTGCTGCAGGACGATGCGCTAACTTG GCGAGAGTTCCTTCCGGCTAGTCAAGCGTTTGCCATCAGGGTAGAAGCATACCATCGCTTACAAGGAGAGAGTGAGTCTTTCAGCAAGTTCTTCCAAGACATCTCAACGCTGTTCCAGAACTCCCAACCGCCGATGAGTGAAACAGAGATGATGTTCATCTTAAAGAAAAACATGAACGACATCTACGCGCCGATTGCAGCGGCCAATCGAATGGCAAGCATGGACATGCTGGTGCAAGCCTGCAAGGAGTTCGATGAGCTCAAGAAGATGCAGAATGGTCAAAGACGTGTAGTCTTACCTCGGAGTGCACTGCTAGAGCCAACGCTGAGCACGCCACAGTCGACACAGCGCGGTTCCCGATTCCACAATCAATCTCAGCGATTCGGTCGCGTAAATGTGGTAGAAACTGAAGAACGACAACAACCAGATCGAATGACAAGAGTCGATCCCAGCCAGCAAGACCAGCGGTGCCAAGAAGAGGACGTCGAAGAAGACGAACGAATCAAATTACTAAACGAGCAGGTCAACGCGCTAAGGATGCGATTCGACAAGAAGGAATTTCGAGCTTACCAAACAAACAACGGACAACATCAGCAACCacaacagcagcaacatcaacaacaacagcagaacCCTCACTACCAAGATCAGCAGCAAGCGGCAAGGTCATCAACAGAGAACCGAGCATCACAGGTAGCGATTTGCTGGAATTGTGATGCAGAAGGACACAGATTCATGGACTGCGACAAGCAGCAAGTCATGATGTTCTGTTATCGCTGTGGTAGGAAAGGGTACTCGCTGAGGAACTGTCCCGACTGTTTACAAGAGTCGGAAAACAGCCCAGCGGGGAACCAACAGCAGAGGGGAATGGATCTCCGCTAG